The DNA window AACTTATTGACAGGCTTGCAGAGGAACGTGTTCCGATAAGCGAGCAGGTGAGTGAGTTGCACCTGTGCCCCTGCTTTCCTGCATCAACTATCCCAGAAAAGATTTCCCAGCTGAGAACTGGCAGTATCGGCATCACTTCGCCCATGAATCTTGTCGGCGACAGGGGCACCAATGctaattacaaatttatggcaatttcTGCGTGGGAAAATGTGCTCGTTTTCCCTATCAACCAGACTGTTGAAAGAAAGCCTGTTTCTGGCAGTTTGAACATTGTTAGTTGGGAGTATCACATGAACGGattttattgtatatattcCCAACAGGTTAATTACATCTTAGTCCGCATGGCGACGTGTTTACCCAATAATTTTACAATAGCATACCAGAATCTTACAGCACGAGGATTTCTCTCCAAGCAAATGACCCAATAAAATGGCACTGCTGCCCAAACGCCAACTATTCAAAGCTGCGACCCATCCTGGGCAGCACCGGCGGCATCCACTCCTGGAACTCGGGAATGTCGAACAGTGGGTGCTGGTTGAGGATGTCAAAGCGCACCACCTTATACGTGGAGACGAGCCACTGGCCCATGCAGCGATTGTTGTCCCGCACATTGCCCATTTTCGTGGTTTCCACGGAATAGTCGCGCCGGAAGCGCATGAACACCTCGGCGAAGATCAGGGGATGTGGCACCCTCAACTGAGCGGGATCTACATACTCCTTTAGCAGCTCCGTCATCTCACTGAGTTCCGCCGGTGACCGGAAGTCGTTGGATCTCCGCAGAGCCACAAAGACCACGTCCAGAAAGGCGAAGCGATGGTCGTAGtgccgcagcagctgcacctTGAGCGGAATGGCCCGCCGGAAGTGCTCCTTCTCGAAGCGCATCATCTTGAGCCGCCAGTCGGGCGGATCATCCAGCAGATCGTGCTTGATCTGCTTGAAGCCCATGGGCGTACTGCATCGTTCCACATTCCGGTTGCGGCGACGCCTCACGAAGTCCGTGAAAACGGCGGCTGCCTGGCGTGAGTTCTCAATGAACTTCTGCTCGGAGAAGTCCCAGTCCCAGAGGAGCTTCAGCCGGAGGAGAGCCAACATGGTGGTCAGGCGGCTCAGTGGGCTGTAGAAGTAAATCATCGTGGGCAGGGACACTTGGTGCGGCTTGTCCTTGGCCAAAATAAAGTCCACCTCGATGTCCAGTTTCTTACCGGGACTTATTTGCAGCATGGGCACATCCTTTCGAGGCGCCTGGGAGCCATGACGCACTTGGAGGGCAGCACTCAGGTGATGTCCCGATGAGGTCGAAGTCCGCCGGGGAATCCGCATCGAAGGGCGCAGCACATGACCGTAGCGAGTGCACTTGTTCATCAGCAACCGGTGTATACTCATCATTCCAtagtttaatttgttttgaattttgtCAATTTAAGGAGCCGGAATATTCAAATGGAACGGAATACATGCGAGCGTCAGCACTTGGCATTGAATGCTCGGGCTGAGTGATGGGCACTTGCCACTTCACTTCATCCTGCATACTGTTAGtatgcactgaaaaaaaatgattCCCAATTTGTACAATATATTCCATACTAAAGACATCTCCTCTGTTTCTCTTTCGCTTGAATTTGCTCAAGGTGCTCAATCTTGTAGTAGTGCAATAAAATGCGAACATAACATCCCAACTTATTAGTGTAAACCCTTGTATTGGCAAAACAACAATACGCTCCTAATTAGGCCAACATGGAAGGGAATTCAATCCGCCTGAGACGGAGACCAAGACCCTACCCACATCCAACCGAGTCCCGCAGGAGAAGTGGCTCCATTGATTCGACAGCATGCAATTATCGAATGCATTAGGAAACGCAGTGCCTTCGCAAATGCAGCTCCTCTCACCTGAAGACACCTTCCTCCACCTTCCATCACCTGAGCCACCTTCCATAACCTTCCACCACCTGAGCCACCCGCACTTGTTTGCCCAGGCGTTCGCTTATCCCGGATCTGGCGAAGGAAACAGACAATGGCGGCCATGTGGCAAGGGGCATCCGCCCACCGACTTCTACATTGGGTTAATTGCTAACAATTGATTTCGATTCGAGGGAGTCGTctgcaaaatatgcaaatgttttCGGGATAATCAAATGAAAGGCTGTTGCACAAGGTACTTGCTTCTGAGCTAGCAGTACAGTTGCCCCAAAGCATTCGACTTGTAGTTCATGTACGAATAATCCATAATTAAGAGTGGTAGAATTGAAAGCCTCACTAGCTTAGGCCTTTGTTTgataaactattttttattgataCTCATGGCAAGGCTTTGGACTTACCAACTAACCTTTGAGCCTTTTGGAAGTACAGTTGCCTCGGTGTGTATGCAAATCCCTGGTTAAACCTTTTCAGTTTGATGCCTACGAACGCTTTGACTAATTCAGAGCACAAAAATACTACAGGTCCATCCATTTTTGATGCCGTAGATTTATCAAACGAAATATCAAATGACCGAAACGGAATGAACCTACGACAATGGAGTTTGAGTATGAATAAATGCTGAAATGCTGAAAATGGCAGGGGACACAACGAATGGAGATGATATTCCAGGCATTTGGACACACAAAATCCCCGTGTAATCCCCGGGAAAATAGGGGGAAAACAGAACGAGAAGTATCgcaataaaatatgttaagtAAATACAAAGGGGGGTGGGGAGGAGGCAGAGGAAGAACTAAACAATAAGCCAAAAAGTACGCTTGATTAAGTTTAACTTCCGGTCTGTTATAAATTGAGCATTTATGTGGGATTTGTTTGGGAATACAGTTTCTACTTTGTTGGCCAGGCCCCCGAAAAAATCCATGGCATCCATCCATCGGCGTGCCAAACGAGACAAATGTTTAGGCCAACtcgcaaacacacactcgcacacacacactcacacacacatccgCATGTCTATTTCCGGCGGAAGTGGTGAATAAAACAtgaaacgaaataaaatgaCGGCCCGAGGCGGAGGAAGAAAGGAGAACTTTTAGTGGCCAAAAGTGAACATCCTGCCGTTGAGCCTAGCCTCCTGCTGTTGGCAGTGTTGAATTTTGCTTTGTTTACTTGGGCGCAAATGGCTGAATTATTCCTGAACCAGCCAATCGAAGGGTcaactaaaaattaaatgacaAACATTTTATCGAGCACTGTAAGTAGTCAGAGAACTGTGGCTGCATCTCTGGCACTTAATATCCGTagataaaatattcaatttccCCCAGACGACAAACCTGGGAAATAACCAAGTGAAGTGAGCGACAGCAGGGATTCAGCTGCTTGGAGACGACGATGGCATggaaataataatgaaatgaaatgaaatgctgGCCGGACCTTTTGACTTCGTCAATGAATATCAGAAGCAGGCAATTGAGTGGGCAAACTGAATATTATAATCATTTCATCGTTAAGGTCTCAATTATAGTTATTGCCCCGCTATTGCATTCAAGCAATCCGTTTTTGACCATAAACAACGATTCAGGGCCAAAATCCATTTCGAAATTGATTCATTAACGAGCTGTGGCTTTGCGCACCGCAAATTATTTTACCAGGATTTTCGTGTTGCCCATTTATTAAAGGACTAGAGAACTAACTTATATGggtttttgaaatattttattgtttgtgAGGAGAGTTAGTTGGGCACTTCTTTTATAGGACCTGTTTTATAGACAATAGTATCCGACACACGTGCTGCCAAAACCGTAGATGGGATCGCATTGTCTTGTGCTGGGCGGAAAGGGCGGACATGGAGGACAGGAAGGACATTTATTGCAGGAGATGGACGGCGGACGAGGAcatctgctgctgccgcaGGTGGGTCTGCATACCGGAGGATTGGCGTATCTGCAGACCAAGTCGTTTGGCGGATAGCCCAGCTTCACTTCCACTTTGGGTGGTGGGCGCttcggttttttttcttctggcCTTTTCACTTCCGGCTTTTTTTCCTCCGGTTTTTTTTCCTccggttttttttcttccgGTTTTTTCTTTATCAGCACCTGAGACACGCTGCTCTCGAAGATCGCCGTTTTCTTGGGCTCCCGGTCATGATGTTGCTTCACTGATGCCTCCTTTCTATTCGTGACCTTCACATGCACGGTACTCACGTTGTCAGAGCCTGCGGGTACAACTATCTTCTCCTTCTTCATTGATTCCTTATGTTCATGTGCATCGATATCTGTCGAACTGCTGTCACTACTGAAAAGTATAAAAGGTTTGCTACGAATATAATATCTTTCAATTAGAGCGTCTTAAGAAATTAAGCATATGGCAAATGAAAGCGGCAATAGCAAGTGGctttataaattatatgaaaAAATAAGGATTACcttgtaaaattaaatttattgtacTTTACTTCTTTGAAGGATCACCTACCTTTCATCTTCATCCTTGACAAGTGATGGGTCTTCCTGCGAAATCGAAGAAATGGCTCTCGGTAGTGGTGGCTGGGATTGATTCTCGTTGTGCTGAATATAGCTGGATGATCTGGATTTCGATTGGGGCGAGTCGGGCGAGTCCACCGGGCTCTTATCCTTGAACATTGTCTTCCCTACCGTCGCTTTAGGCTCGTCATTTACTGACCTTGGGTGGGATGTATCCCCGCTGGGCTGTCGGGAAGAAGAGGGTGTATAGCTGGGCGGTCTGGATTTCGATTGGGGTTCGGGCAAGTCCTTGAGGATAGTCTTTTCTACCGTGGCCTTAGGGTCATTAAAGTCGCGCTCGCTCTTCGCATACTCATGGTAGACGAGCTCCTCCATTGTACTTTTACGCTCAGATTTTGGCACCTTCGCCCTTATCGAATCCAGCATGGGCTGCAGCTCGGAGTTCCTCATGGCTCGATTGGGGACTCCATTGGGAACCACATCATCTTCTATGGCCTTGTCACTATCCCTAAGGTACTGAGTTTCCGCCACTGGGAAATGGGTGACAGACTGAACCGTTTCGAAGATAGTCTCCGTCTTCCCAGTGCGATGCTTCACCTCCACCTCCTTTGTGGTGATGTCGGTGATCGCGATGTACTCCGGCTTGATCTCGATCTCGCACTCCACCTCCTCCGTTTGAACGCCCACTTCGTGGGTTATGCAACATGGTCTTAGCCAGTTTGCACAGGGCGGCTGAAAGCAGTTCTGCCGATTTTGTTGGCCACAACAAGAAATGCAAGGAGATTGCTGGGAACACTGCTGAGTAGGATTGGGTAAAAATTGCTGGGAATATTCTTTGGAAAATTGCTGAGAATAGTTTGGCTGAGCTCTCGTCGGATTTTGCTGTCCACAGAAACAGTTTGGAGGAGGCTGGAAACTCCAACTCTGAGCAGATTCCCGAGAAAGTGTTTGAGGATTTCTTTGGGAAAAATTCTGAAAAACTTCCTGAGTATCTGATCTCTTCTGCCAGCTAAGACGTTGCTCCGAACCACACATCACATATTTCTCCGGGAAACATTTCTGTTGGCAGGGCATCGGTTGATTGGGCAAACGAATTTCACACCGACACCGTGGACATTGGCAGGATTCATTCATCGCTCGGTAGTCCATCGTCCTGAATCCCAGGATTTGAATAACAATTCCGGACTAGAAATCATCGAACAATGTTCAAATAGGATTCTCGGCACCCGGCACACACAATTTGTTCATTGAAACATCGAAAtggttgttattgttttttatgaaCAAGGCATACTTTGTTAGTTAATGAAATAactctttaaataaatatgaactTTAAAGTTGAACTCCATCTAATTTTAGGTAATATAGAGCAAGggatttatacattttttaaagaattacTGGCTATATTGGAATTGCTtcaatttgtttcttttcatgTTCTAAAATACCGGAATtctacaaaataatttatcatATCTACCTTTGACATCAGAATTAGTTCTAATCACTCCATACGAAACCCAGTTTTTTGCGAACACATGCCAAGCTGAgagcttgttttttttatttaaataccttTTTGTAGAAAAATTATAGAGTACAAAATTGCGCCACAGAGTGATTTGCCATGAATTTCCAGAAGAAGCTGGATGACTTCACCCGGAACTTGGACTTGGCCAAGTGGTACATGGGTATATCGGCGCAGCAGGAGGACACGATGTTCACCATGTCGGAGAGCCTGCGGGATGACTTCGAGCAGGGAACTGGGGAGAAGATGTTCAAGATGCTGATAGCCCTGGGCCTCCAGCCGGTGATATCCAAAAAGAAGATCAGCCGGATGGTGCAGTTGAGCAGGAATAACATACTGGCCTTCCTCTACTTTGTGATGGAGGGCTACTACAAGACGAAACAAAAGGATGGCGTCTACAGCATTAACGAGCAGCTGCTGATGAATGCCATAGCCAAGATCGATATGTTGCCCACCATTCGAGCTCTGGACACTGTGCTGCCCCGGCCTCCGGTTAAAATACCAGATCCTCAAACGCAATCCTTAGCTTCCCTGACCACCACGGAGCGTCCACCAAAGAAACCCTCCAAGAAATCGCCCTACTTCCTAAAGCAACCGAGACCCGTTCCAAGGATCTCTCGTCTGACGGCGAAGATTCCTGATTTTGTCGTATCGTTCAGCTTTTGGCCCATCGATGGTCCGCCCGATTATGGCAAGGACGATGAGGAGCCTTGGTATGCGGCGTACCGACTGAATCCCGGCCAGCGGCTGATCAAGAAAACCCTCTCCGAGACCCTGGAGCGCTACTTCAAACTGGCAGTAGTGGAGGGcaagcaggaggagcaggaggaaaCCCCAAAAAGCCGGGAGCCCGAGGCCAATATGTGTTTGGTGCACAAGGAACAGGTGTTGCAGGCCCAACTACTGAGGGATGAACTAGCGGTCAAGGCGAGGGATCGCTGCCTGGAGCTCCTCGATGTGAACGAGCCGTACGCCAAACTGCGAAAAGCCAAAATCGTGGCCCAGTTGGAGCACGACATCGATGTCATCATGGCACGCCACCGGAACGCCATGCACTGCGACCAGTCCAAGGTGCTGACCATTGAGAACTTCGACTGCGTCCTGTGCCAGAAGATGCTGGTATCGCAGCCCTGGCCAGAGCCCATGGATCAGGTGGGTCGTGCTCTGGTGGGCGAGGATTGCGCCCTCGTCCACACGGCTTTGGATACTTACCGCGGAAAAAGACTGGAGGGTGGTGCAGAGCAGCCGCTACAGAGGAATAATAAGGATCGTACAGTAGTCCAAACGGCTCCAATCGATACTGGCtgcaaaaagggaaagaaGAGTGATGGAGTGAAGCAAGTAAGTTGGAAATTACCaaatatctttttattttctataaccattttctttttgaagAAAAATAAGGATGGCTCAGTAGCACAAACGACTGCCATCTATACTTGCCGCGGAAAAAGGCTGGAGGCTGGTGAAGATAATCATAATCTTACTCTATTGAAGAAAAATAGAGATCGAACATTAGACCAAACGGCTGCAATTGGAAAAAGACTGGAGGGTGGTGGCGGAAAGCCGGTAAGTTGAAAGTCACGAAATAGATATAGTTTTCTAATAATCCCTATCTAAAGAAGAAAAAGGACAAAAAGGGGAAGAAGGAGAAAAAAGCGAAAGTAGTGCAGCCGGAACCAGAACCTCCGAAACCGGTGAAGGTAACGCCCTATAAGCCACCGCCCCTCAAACTCTTTAGCCCCCCTTTCCGGATGCACAACGTCGACTTCAAGGAGAACTCGCCGGTGTGTAAGCAAGTAATTGGCCCTGTGGAGTGCGAGGTTCCGCCGGCGCCCAAAAAGACGGCCGTATCATTTCTTCTGGCCAAGGGAAAGCTGGAGAGAAAGGCTCACAAGTGCGATATGCGCATGCCCCCCAACCACAAGCAGGTGAAAACTAAGTTCTTTCGGGGACCCAGATCGAACAAACCCTACAAGTTCAAGTACCATCGGGTCTTCCAAAGCGGCCAACCGAAACCCTTTGATCTGAGTCATATTGTGACCAAGTCGTTTGTGAAGGCGCTGGATAAGTCGGATGAGGACGAAGTCGATGATCCCTTTTACTTGAAGGATCTCTTGACGGAGATGGTGATTGAGGATGAGGCGCCTCCGGATACCAAGTCCGAAGG is part of the Drosophila yakuba strain Tai18E2 chromosome 2R, Prin_Dyak_Tai18E2_2.1, whole genome shotgun sequence genome and encodes:
- the LOC6531800 gene encoding titin, with protein sequence MDYRAMNESCQCPRCRCEIRLPNQPMPCQQKCFPEKYVMCGSEQRLSWQKRSDTQEVFQNFSQRNPQTLSRESAQSWSFQPPPNCFCGQQNPTRAQPNYSQQFSKEYSQQFLPNPTQQCSQQSPCISCCGQQNRQNCFQPPCANWLRPCCITHEVGVQTEEVECEIEIKPEYIAITDITTKEVEVKHRTGKTETIFETVQSVTHFPVAETQYLRDSDKAIEDDVVPNGVPNRAMRNSELQPMLDSIRAKVPKSERKSTMEELVYHEYAKSERDFNDPKATVEKTILKDLPEPQSKSRPPSYTPSSSRQPSGDTSHPRSVNDEPKATVGKTMFKDKSPVDSPDSPQSKSRSSSYIQHNENQSQPPLPRAISSISQEDPSLVKDEDESSDSSSTDIDAHEHKESMKKEKIVVPAGSDNVSTVHVKVTNRKEASVKQHHDREPKKTAIFESSVSQVLIKKKPEEKKPEEKKPEEKKPEVKRPEEKKPKRPPPKVEVKLGYPPNDLVCRYANPPVCRPTCGSSRCPRPPSISCNKCPSCPPCPPFPPSTRQCDPIYGFGSTCVGYYCL
- the LOC6531799 gene encoding uncharacterized protein LOC6531799, whose translation is MMSIHRLLMNKCTRYGHVLRPSMRIPRRTSTSSGHHLSAALQVRHGSQAPRKDVPMLQISPGKKLDIEVDFILAKDKPHQVSLPTMIYFYSPLSRLTTMLALLRLKLLWDWDFSEQKFIENSRQAAAVFTDFVRRRRNRNVERCSTPMGFKQIKHDLLDDPPDWRLKMMRFEKEHFRRAIPLKVQLLRHYDHRFAFLDVVFVALRRSNDFRSPAELSEMTELLKEYVDPAQLRVPHPLIFAEVFMRFRRDYSVETTKMGNVRDNNRCMGQWLVSTYKVVRFDILNQHPLFDIPEFQEWMPPVLPRMGRSFE
- the LOC6531801 gene encoding uncharacterized protein LOC6531801 isoform X1, giving the protein MNFQKKLDDFTRNLDLAKWYMGISAQQEDTMFTMSESLRDDFEQGTGEKMFKMLIALGLQPVISKKKISRMVQLSRNNILAFLYFVMEGYYKTKQKDGVYSINEQLLMNAIAKIDMLPTIRALDTVLPRPPVKIPDPQTQSLASLTTTERPPKKPSKKSPYFLKQPRPVPRISRLTAKIPDFVVSFSFWPIDGPPDYGKDDEEPWYAAYRLNPGQRLIKKTLSETLERYFKLAVVEGKQEEQEETPKSREPEANMCLVHKEQVLQAQLLRDELAVKARDRCLELLDVNEPYAKLRKAKIVAQLEHDIDVIMARHRNAMHCDQSKVLTIENFDCVLCQKMLVSQPWPEPMDQVGRALVGEDCALVHTALDTYRGKRLEGGAEQPLQRNNKDRTVVQTAPIDTGCKKGKKSDGVKQKNKDGSVAQTTAIYTCRGKRLEAGEDNHNLTLLKKNRDRTLDQTAAIGKRLEGGGGKPKKKDKKGKKEKKAKVVQPEPEPPKPVKVTPYKPPPLKLFSPPFRMHNVDFKENSPVCKQVIGPVECEVPPAPKKTAVSFLLAKGKLERKAHKCDMRMPPNHKQVKTKFFRGPRSNKPYKFKYHRVFQSGQPKPFDLSHIVTKSFVKALDKSDEDEVDDPFYLKDLLTEMVIEDEAPPDTKSEGPPDDELEKQPIQDTHPQLEIFSDLELSTAPHSRETLDRSSNHSCRSHMNYKAEIVDAVVRCAKAVWQKRTLIKRAEMERMGRLTPRKAMTHRDTQTFDPNDDAQMDQLLKDGMRVLRKEPRYVLACLPDAHKLPVLREWIKRRYGKTYSQKELEDNLTESNRIFELVTILQSTPTNPDLMGIDRMPRSKENFNYYKQIKNTATLAKQAYHDQLNASYLGNMSSAWYAMGNYLVPGGPPRRTFFAYIASNPQEIMRNKTWNGDFRNYRSMRDKRKETERLLGKKD
- the LOC6531801 gene encoding uncharacterized protein LOC6531801 isoform X2 — translated: MNFQKKLDDFTRNLDLAKWYMGISAQQEDTMFTMSESLRDDFEQGTGEKMFKMLIALGLQPVISKKKISRMVQLSRNNILAFLYFVMEGYYKTKQKDGVYSINEQLLMNAIAKIDMLPTIRALDTVLPRPPVKIPDPQTQSLASLTTTERPPKKPSKKSPYFLKQPRPVPRISRLTAKIPDFVVSFSFWPIDGPPDYGKDDEEPWYAAYRLNPGQRLIKKTLSETLERYFKLAVVEGKQEEQEETPKSREPEANMCLVHKEQVLQAQLLRDELAVKARDRCLELLDVNEPYAKLRKAKIVAQLEHDIDVIMARHRNAMHCDQSKVLTIENFDCVLCQKMLVSQPWPEPMDQVGRALVGEDCALVHTALDTYRGKRLEGGAEQPLQRNNKDRTVVQTAPIDTGCKKGKKSDGVKQKNKDGSVAQTTAIYTCRGKRLEAGEDNHNLTLLKKNRDRTLDQTAAIGKRLEGGGGKPKKDKKGKKEKKAKVVQPEPEPPKPVKVTPYKPPPLKLFSPPFRMHNVDFKENSPVCKQVIGPVECEVPPAPKKTAVSFLLAKGKLERKAHKCDMRMPPNHKQVKTKFFRGPRSNKPYKFKYHRVFQSGQPKPFDLSHIVTKSFVKALDKSDEDEVDDPFYLKDLLTEMVIEDEAPPDTKSEGPPDDELEKQPIQDTHPQLEIFSDLELSTAPHSRETLDRSSNHSCRSHMNYKAEIVDAVVRCAKAVWQKRTLIKRAEMERMGRLTPRKAMTHRDTQTFDPNDDAQMDQLLKDGMRVLRKEPRYVLACLPDAHKLPVLREWIKRRYGKTYSQKELEDNLTESNRIFELVTILQSTPTNPDLMGIDRMPRSKENFNYYKQIKNTATLAKQAYHDQLNASYLGNMSSAWYAMGNYLVPGGPPRRTFFAYIASNPQEIMRNKTWNGDFRNYRSMRDKRKETERLLGKKD